A single window of Achromobacter xylosoxidans DNA harbors:
- the lptM gene encoding LPS translocon maturation chaperone LptM — MVAACGYKGPLYMPTPDGKPPPPGQRQSTPQVPQIPATPTLP, encoded by the coding sequence ATGGTTGCGGCCTGCGGCTACAAGGGTCCTTTGTACATGCCCACGCCTGATGGCAAGCCGCCCCCACCCGGGCAGCGCCAGTCCACGCCCCAGGTGCCTCAGATACCGGCCACCCCCACACTGCCATGA
- the lysA gene encoding diaminopimelate decarboxylase: protein MTAAFPVPPELAGHPYFQYRNNVLYAEDVPLDHLAGQLGTPLYVYSRAALRAAWDTYRSAVGQRPVLVCYGMKANSNLAILKEFARLGAGFDIVSGGELKRALAAGADPAKIVFSGVGKQVWEMRAALAAGVMCFNVESEAELQRLSDVAQEAGQRARVSLRVNPDVDAQTHPYISTGLKENKFGIPIGAALDAYRSARLLPGLEITGLDCHIGSQLTDISPYFDALEKLLDLVADLEGIGIRLSHLDLGGGLGIRYNDEMPPSPKALLDHVFQRLQARGQDHLRLVLEPGRSLVGNAGVLLTTVQYLKHGEARNFAVVDAAMNDLLRPALYDAWHGLQPLRPRAGDTIDYDVVGPVCESADWLARQRALVLEQDDVLALESAGAYGMTMAGNYNTRPRAAEVMVDGGHYHVVRQRETLDDLLRGESTLP from the coding sequence ATGACCGCCGCGTTCCCGGTTCCGCCCGAACTGGCCGGGCACCCCTACTTCCAGTACCGCAACAACGTGCTGTACGCCGAAGACGTGCCGCTGGACCATCTGGCCGGACAACTGGGAACGCCCCTGTACGTATACTCGCGCGCCGCGCTACGCGCCGCCTGGGACACCTATCGCAGCGCCGTTGGCCAGCGCCCCGTCCTGGTCTGCTACGGCATGAAGGCCAATTCCAACCTGGCCATCCTGAAGGAATTCGCCCGCCTGGGCGCGGGGTTCGACATTGTGTCCGGCGGCGAACTCAAGCGCGCCCTGGCCGCGGGCGCGGATCCCGCCAAAATCGTCTTTTCCGGCGTCGGCAAGCAGGTCTGGGAAATGCGCGCCGCCCTGGCTGCCGGCGTCATGTGCTTCAACGTCGAATCCGAGGCCGAACTGCAGCGGCTGTCCGACGTGGCCCAGGAAGCCGGGCAGCGTGCCCGGGTATCGCTGCGCGTCAACCCGGACGTCGATGCGCAAACCCACCCCTACATTTCCACCGGCCTGAAGGAAAACAAGTTCGGCATTCCCATCGGCGCGGCGCTGGACGCATATCGCAGCGCCCGCCTGCTGCCGGGCCTGGAAATCACCGGCCTGGATTGCCATATCGGTTCGCAGCTGACCGACATCAGTCCCTATTTCGACGCATTGGAAAAACTCCTCGATCTGGTCGCCGACCTCGAGGGCATCGGCATCCGCCTGTCGCACCTGGACCTGGGCGGCGGCCTGGGCATCCGCTACAACGATGAAATGCCGCCTTCGCCCAAGGCGCTGCTGGATCACGTGTTCCAACGCCTGCAGGCCCGCGGCCAGGATCATTTGCGGCTGGTACTGGAACCGGGCCGCTCGCTGGTCGGCAACGCCGGCGTGTTGTTGACCACGGTTCAGTACCTCAAGCACGGCGAGGCGCGCAATTTTGCCGTCGTCGACGCGGCCATGAACGACCTGCTGCGGCCGGCGCTGTATGACGCCTGGCATGGCCTGCAGCCCCTGCGCCCGCGCGCCGGCGACACGATCGACTACGACGTCGTCGGCCCGGTCTGCGAAAGCGCCGACTGGCTGGCACGCCAACGCGCGTTGGTGCTCGAACAAGATGACGTGCTGGCGCTGGAATCGGCCGGCGCCTATGGCATGACGATGGCAGGCAACTACAACACTCGCCCCCGTGCGGCCGAAGTCATGGTCGACGGCGGCCACTACCATGTGGTGCGCCAGCGCGAGACCCTCGACGACCTGCTGCGCGGCGAGTCGACGTTGCCCTGA
- the ccsB gene encoding c-type cytochrome biogenesis protein CcsB, with amino-acid sequence MSTTTTTHSPTPDNLWQDSLSETGDSRAQRGRPDWTDIVFFLLLAAGAGFALTRFSGAMDYYEKIILCGTVPVLAWMGWLWRPLRRLMVACAIAAGLALMLYGNDLARAEQVFFLKYLFSSQSAILWMSALFALAMVCYWIGFFSPTAAWLGTALTWGAVFAGVTGLLVRWREGHLMGPDLGHIPVSNLYEVFVLFALITALFYLYYERKYATRALGGFVLLVVTSAVVFLLWYSFTRDAGQIQPLVPALKSWWMKLHVPANFIGYGTFSLAAMVGFAYLIKQHGQTSSWLKLAPLFVLGVLLCAEPMVFRTDGLSATWMLYFGIGAVIVGAILLGRRRIAAALPPLEVLDDIMYRAIAIGFAFFTVATILGALWAADAWGAYWQWDPKETWALIVWLNYAAWLHMRLIKGLRGTMAAYWALTGLLITGFAFLGVNMFLSGLHSYGQL; translated from the coding sequence ATGTCCACGACCACCACCACGCATTCCCCCACGCCCGACAACCTCTGGCAGGACAGCCTGTCCGAGACCGGTGACAGCCGCGCGCAGCGCGGCCGGCCGGACTGGACGGACATCGTGTTCTTCCTGCTGCTGGCGGCGGGCGCCGGTTTCGCGCTGACGCGTTTCAGCGGCGCCATGGACTACTACGAGAAGATCATCCTGTGCGGCACCGTGCCGGTGCTGGCCTGGATGGGCTGGCTGTGGCGGCCCCTGCGCCGCCTGATGGTGGCCTGTGCGATCGCGGCCGGCCTGGCACTGATGCTCTACGGCAACGACCTGGCGCGGGCCGAGCAGGTGTTCTTCCTGAAATACCTGTTCTCGTCGCAGTCGGCCATCCTGTGGATGAGCGCGCTGTTCGCGCTGGCCATGGTCTGCTACTGGATCGGTTTCTTCAGCCCGACCGCGGCCTGGCTGGGCACGGCCCTGACGTGGGGCGCGGTGTTCGCGGGCGTCACCGGCCTGCTGGTGCGCTGGCGCGAGGGCCACCTGATGGGCCCGGATCTGGGCCACATCCCGGTCAGCAACCTGTACGAAGTGTTCGTGCTGTTCGCGCTGATCACGGCGTTGTTCTATCTGTACTACGAACGCAAGTACGCCACGCGCGCGCTGGGCGGCTTCGTGCTGCTGGTGGTGACCTCGGCGGTGGTGTTCCTGCTGTGGTATTCGTTCACGCGCGATGCCGGGCAGATCCAGCCGCTGGTGCCGGCGCTCAAGAGCTGGTGGATGAAGCTGCATGTGCCCGCCAACTTCATCGGCTACGGCACCTTCTCGCTGGCGGCCATGGTCGGTTTCGCCTACCTGATCAAGCAGCACGGCCAGACCTCGTCGTGGCTCAAGCTGGCGCCGCTGTTCGTGCTGGGCGTGCTGCTGTGCGCCGAGCCCATGGTGTTCCGCACCGACGGCCTGTCGGCCACCTGGATGCTGTATTTCGGCATCGGCGCGGTGATCGTCGGCGCCATCCTGCTGGGCCGGCGCCGCATCGCCGCCGCGCTGCCGCCGCTGGAGGTGCTGGACGACATCATGTACCGCGCCATCGCCATCGGCTTCGCCTTCTTCACCGTGGCGACCATCCTGGGCGCGCTGTGGGCCGCGGACGCCTGGGGCGCATACTGGCAGTGGGACCCCAAGGAAACCTGGGCGCTGATCGTCTGGCTGAACTACGCGGCCTGGCTGCACATGCGGCTGATCAAGGGCCTGCGCGGCACGATGGCGGCCTACTGGGCGCTGACGGGGCTGCTGATCACCGGCTTTGCCTTCCTGGGAGTGAACATGTTCCTGTCCGGGCTGCATTCGTACGGCCAGCTCTGA
- a CDS encoding cytochrome c biogenesis protein ResB, translating to MNSTQTHSRPSLRSLPRDLFELLGSMRFAVSLLMFICVASLVGTVLQQNRSSNNYIDQFGPFWFEVFDKFSIWHVYNSWWFLLIMAFLVISTSVCLIRNAPKMLRDARSFREHVRGGSLRAFPHRVETDAPSDVPQTAAGLTALLKRMGYAVRERQDSTGVLLAAKKGSANRLGYVFAHAAMVIICVGGLLDSELPVRLQVMFGGKKPIVENMLISEVPESGRLSVNNPSFRASVLVPENGQASTAVVMVGDGALVQPMPFTLKLKKFIVDYYSTGMPSRFASEVEVTDPDTGKSFDSTIEVNEPLRFKGMTVYQSSFDDGGSTVVLKGYPLVGADSATFNVDGTVGKTAEVTAHTARGPRSMNVEITALRPINVEDLTGGEPKGGNQSFAEHVASVAGSAAGKKNENLRNVGPSVEYKLIDDAGQAHEFQNYMLPVQLDGASVFLAGVRNNASEPFRYLRIPADDDSSVAEFMRLRATLADPAARQEAARRFAERNSPSGADRQPLQTAAERALETYASGGLQAVAAFLQANTPAADLERAADVVIRLIGASMNELRAVERERAGLPPVPTEGPEAERAAVWSRLAVAALSDLTVYPAPVFFSLADFNHVQASVFQVSRTPGKNTVYLGSLLLVLGVFSMFYIRDRRVWIWIKPQEGGSGILAAMTSQKRTLDFNQEFDRFKQALLRQKGS from the coding sequence ATGAATTCGACTCAGACACACTCCCGTCCCTCCCTGCGCAGCCTGCCCCGCGATCTGTTCGAATTGCTGGGCTCGATGCGGTTCGCCGTCAGCCTGCTGATGTTCATCTGCGTGGCCAGCCTGGTGGGGACGGTCCTGCAGCAGAACCGGTCGTCCAATAACTACATCGACCAGTTCGGCCCGTTCTGGTTCGAGGTGTTCGACAAGTTCTCGATCTGGCACGTCTACAACAGCTGGTGGTTCCTGCTGATCATGGCGTTCCTGGTGATCTCGACTTCGGTCTGCCTGATCCGCAACGCGCCCAAGATGCTGCGTGATGCGCGTTCGTTCCGCGAACACGTGCGCGGCGGCAGCCTGCGGGCCTTCCCGCACCGCGTCGAGACCGACGCGCCCAGCGACGTGCCGCAGACCGCGGCCGGCCTGACGGCGCTGCTCAAGCGCATGGGCTATGCGGTGCGCGAGCGCCAGGACAGCACCGGCGTGCTGCTGGCGGCCAAGAAGGGCAGCGCAAACCGGCTGGGCTACGTATTCGCCCACGCCGCCATGGTCATCATCTGTGTCGGCGGCCTGCTCGACAGCGAGCTGCCGGTGCGCCTGCAGGTCATGTTCGGCGGCAAGAAGCCGATCGTCGAGAACATGCTGATCTCGGAAGTGCCGGAAAGCGGCCGCCTGTCGGTCAACAATCCCAGCTTCCGCGCCAGCGTGCTGGTCCCGGAGAACGGCCAGGCCAGCACGGCGGTGGTGATGGTGGGCGACGGCGCCCTGGTGCAGCCCATGCCCTTCACGTTGAAGTTGAAGAAATTCATCGTCGATTACTACTCGACCGGTATGCCCAGCCGCTTCGCCAGCGAAGTGGAAGTGACGGATCCCGATACCGGCAAGTCGTTCGACTCGACCATCGAAGTCAATGAGCCGCTGCGCTTCAAGGGCATGACGGTCTACCAGTCCAGCTTCGACGATGGCGGCAGCACGGTGGTGCTCAAGGGCTACCCGCTGGTGGGCGCGGACAGCGCCACGTTCAATGTCGACGGCACGGTGGGCAAGACCGCCGAAGTAACCGCTCACACTGCGCGCGGCCCGCGCAGCATGAACGTGGAAATCACGGCCCTGCGTCCGATCAACGTCGAGGACCTGACCGGTGGCGAGCCCAAGGGGGGCAACCAGAGCTTCGCCGAGCACGTCGCCTCGGTGGCCGGCAGCGCGGCGGGCAAGAAGAACGAAAACCTGCGCAACGTGGGCCCCAGCGTCGAATACAAGCTGATCGACGACGCGGGCCAGGCGCATGAATTCCAGAATTACATGTTGCCGGTGCAGCTGGACGGCGCCAGCGTGTTCCTGGCTGGTGTGCGCAACAACGCGTCCGAGCCCTTCCGTTACCTGCGGATCCCGGCCGACGACGACAGTTCGGTGGCGGAGTTCATGCGTTTGCGCGCCACGCTGGCCGATCCGGCGGCGCGGCAGGAGGCGGCGCGCCGCTTCGCCGAACGCAACAGCCCGAGCGGCGCGGACCGCCAGCCCTTGCAGACGGCCGCCGAGCGCGCCCTGGAAACCTATGCTTCCGGCGGCCTGCAGGCCGTCGCCGCGTTCCTGCAGGCCAACACGCCGGCCGCCGACCTGGAGCGCGCCGCGGACGTGGTCATTCGACTGATCGGCGCCAGCATGAACGAATTGCGGGCGGTCGAGCGCGAGCGCGCCGGATTGCCGCCGGTCCCGACCGAGGGCCCCGAGGCCGAGCGCGCGGCAGTGTGGTCGCGCCTGGCGGTGGCGGCGCTGTCCGACCTGACCGTCTATCCGGCGCCGGTGTTCTTCTCTCTGGCTGATTTCAACCACGTGCAGGCCAGCGTGTTCCAGGTCAGCCGCACGCCGGGCAAGAATACGGTCTACCTGGGCAGCCTGTTGCTGGTCCTGGGGGTGTTTTCGATGTTCTATATTCGGGATCGCCGCGTCTGGATCTGGATCAAGCCGCAGGAAGGCGGCAGCGGCATCCTGGCGGCGATGACGTCGCAGAAGCGTACACTCGACTTCAACCAGGAGTTCGATCGCTTCAAGCAGGCGCTGCTGCGCCAGAAAGGGTCTTAA
- a CDS encoding c-type cytochrome has translation MKRVLSRMLVASGLLLGASAFSTTSLAAEGAAGPAKPDAAKGGQLFDQGDASRGIIACASCHGAAGNSTIPVNPNLAAQPHEYLVKQLTDFQVKQGAKLPVRNGPGGNPTPMTAMAQNLTPADMQNIALYLAQQPLKEPATAGQEKLVDLGQKIWRGGLPERNVPACAACHSANGAGIPGQYPRLSGQFPMYIEEQLKLFRSGDRANDVMHAVADRMSDADIKAVADYAAGLR, from the coding sequence ATGAAGCGTGTGCTGTCCCGGATGTTGGTTGCGAGCGGGCTGTTGCTCGGCGCCTCCGCCTTTTCTACTACGAGTCTCGCCGCCGAAGGCGCCGCGGGTCCGGCCAAGCCAGATGCCGCCAAGGGCGGGCAGCTGTTTGACCAGGGCGACGCCTCGCGCGGCATCATCGCCTGTGCGTCCTGTCATGGCGCGGCGGGTAACAGCACCATCCCGGTGAATCCCAACCTGGCCGCGCAACCCCACGAATACCTGGTCAAGCAGCTGACCGACTTCCAGGTCAAGCAGGGCGCCAAGCTGCCTGTGCGCAACGGGCCCGGCGGCAATCCCACTCCCATGACCGCCATGGCGCAGAACCTGACGCCGGCCGACATGCAGAACATCGCGCTGTACCTGGCGCAGCAGCCGCTGAAAGAGCCGGCCACCGCCGGCCAGGAGAAGTTGGTTGATCTGGGTCAAAAGATCTGGCGCGGCGGTTTGCCCGAGCGCAATGTTCCGGCTTGTGCCGCATGCCATTCTGCCAATGGCGCGGGCATTCCGGGCCAGTACCCCCGGCTGTCGGGTCAGTTTCCCATGTACATCGAAGAGCAGCTCAAGCTGTTCCGCAGCGGCGATCGCGCCAACGACGTGATGCACGCCGTGGCCGACCGGATGTCGGATGCCGACATCAAGGCCGTGGCGGACTACGCGGCCGGCTTGCGGTAA
- the yihA gene encoding ribosome biogenesis GTP-binding protein YihA/YsxC yields the protein MSLLHRASFLTSAARLDQLPPPDAPEVCFVGRSNAGKSTAINVLCNQRRLAFSSKTPGRTRLINMFGLPDPLDPEGHIGYLVDLPGYGYASVARDEKEKWADILGGYLRDRESLAGIVLLIDIRRGVTELDRRLANFIAPTGRPVLALLTKADKLPYGQRVRTVFSVRKDLADIGALHTIPFSAPERIGLEEAGAHIENWISPKVVP from the coding sequence GTGTCCCTCCTACATCGCGCCTCTTTCCTTACGTCGGCCGCTCGCCTCGACCAGTTGCCGCCTCCTGACGCGCCCGAGGTTTGCTTCGTCGGCCGCTCCAACGCCGGCAAGTCCACGGCCATCAACGTGCTGTGCAACCAGCGCCGTCTCGCCTTCTCGAGCAAGACGCCGGGCCGCACGCGGCTCATCAACATGTTCGGCCTGCCCGACCCGCTGGATCCGGAAGGCCACATCGGCTACCTCGTCGACCTGCCCGGCTACGGCTACGCGTCCGTGGCCCGCGACGAAAAGGAAAAGTGGGCCGACATCCTGGGCGGCTACCTGCGCGACCGCGAATCGCTGGCCGGCATCGTGCTGCTCATCGACATCCGCCGCGGCGTCACCGAACTGGACCGCCGCCTGGCCAACTTCATCGCCCCCACCGGCCGTCCGGTGCTGGCGCTGCTCACCAAAGCCGACAAGCTGCCTTACGGCCAGCGCGTGCGCACCGTGTTCTCGGTGCGCAAAGACCTGGCGGACATCGGCGCCCTGCACACCATCCCCTTCTCGGCGCCGGAGCGCATCGGC